The stretch of DNA GATCCGGGCGATGCCGTCGCCGGACGTGTAGGTCACGGTGGTCAGGTCCATGATGTGTCCTCTCTGGCGAGGTTCTAGTGCGCCGGATGCGTCGGTGTCAAGGGCGGCTTCCGCTTGACCGCACGCGGATGTCGGTGGACGATGGCCCCACACTCCCGCGGCACGGAGGACGACCGATGATGAACCCGGATCACCGCCACCGGCTCGGGCGCCGTCGGCTGCTGCAGCAGGGCCTGCTGACCGGACTCGGCCTGAGCGCGCTGCCCCGGCGCGCGATCGCGGCCCCGCCGCCGGCCCGGACCGGCGCGACGGTGCAGCGCTACGTGACCCTCGGCCGCACCGGAATCAAGATCTCGGACGTCTCGTTCGGGGGCAGCCGCCTGGGTGCCGGTGAGGGCGACACCGTCCGGCACGCGCTCGATCGGGGCATCAACTACTTCGACTCCGCGGACAGCTACACCGGCGGCAGCTCGGAGGAGACCATCGGCGAGGCGCTTCGAGGCAAGCGCGACCGCGTCTACCTCACCTCGAAGACCTATACCAGCCCGAGCGACGGCCGCGACGCCATGATGCGCTCGCTGGAGGCCAGCCTGCGCCGGCTCCGCACGGATTACGTCGACGTCTACTTCAACCACGCGGTCAACGACGTGGCCCGCGTGAAGAACCCGGAGTGGCACGAGTTCACCGCGCGCGCCCGCCAGCAGGGCAAGATCCGGGCGGTCGGCATGTCGGGACACGCGGGCCGCCTGATCGAGTGCCTGGACTACGCCCTGGACGCCGACAGCGTCGACGTGATCCTGGTGGCCTACAACTTCGGCCAGGACCCCGCCTTCTACCAGCCCTTCACCCGCTCGTTCGACTTCATCGCGCGGCAGCCGCAATTGCCCCGCGTGCTGCAGAAGGCGAAGAGCAAGAACGTGGGCGTCATCGCCATGAAGACGCTGATGGGCGCGCGCCTGAACGACATGCGCCCCTTCGAGA from Candidatus Methylomirabilota bacterium encodes:
- a CDS encoding aldo/keto reductase, translated to MMNPDHRHRLGRRRLLQQGLLTGLGLSALPRRAIAAPPPARTGATVQRYVTLGRTGIKISDVSFGGSRLGAGEGDTVRHALDRGINYFDSADSYTGGSSEETIGEALRGKRDRVYLTSKTYTSPSDGRDAMMRSLEASLRRLRTDYVDVYFNHAVNDVARVKNPEWHEFTARARQQGKIRAVGMSGHAGRLIECLDYALDADSVDVILVAYNFGQDPAFYQPFTRSFDFIARQPQLPRVLQKAKSKNVGVIAMKTLMGARLNDMRPFEKGGATFAQAAFRWTLSNRNVDALIVSMTSPSEIDEYLGGSGSPPAAGEGLPLLQRYVRMNGASQCRYGCSECLSACPRGVPIGDVMRSRMYAVDYGDPDLARREYARLPADASACLSCAAQPCRGACPHGVPIDRLLPPTHRLLTS